One part of the Thermodesulfovibrio sp. 3462-1 genome encodes these proteins:
- a CDS encoding cytochrome c biogenesis protein ResB, with protein MLNRVNEKVWNFFASVDLAVALFIIISVGAAIGTVIPQSIEPEPVIKFFSKFMSISSAHKTYEIISLFDLNNVYHSWWFTFLLFMFALNLIVCSIDRLPALIKSFKVQPQPYPVQVLDKMPIKKTIKIKDDRILEKIKELFKNKGFSTYFFETQEGFQLQAKKWTKTRLAVYLTHLSILIILAGALIGTFFGFRGSMNIVEGTGLNFAISDEGKTIPLGFEVRCDKFEVEYYENSGIPKAYKSYIRIIENGKPVKENTVIEVNHPFTYNGITFYQASYGFQPTEHAEFRFTYFDKTGKEHNIKAHFEEKFRIPETSVTASVIDFSPALGIDEEGRLFNMSSEMINPAVLVSFEENGKKTQQWILKKIPETWQTPYGKLKFNELWGAQFTGLQVRRDPGVPLIYIGSILMCVGLFICLFLRPVNYFAVVKKNEITFYAPTSKGMVEKQIDEMINKLEGDER; from the coding sequence ATGCTTAACAGAGTAAATGAAAAAGTGTGGAATTTCTTTGCTTCTGTTGACCTTGCAGTAGCTTTATTTATTATTATTTCAGTTGGAGCTGCAATTGGGACAGTTATTCCTCAAAGCATTGAGCCTGAGCCTGTTATTAAATTTTTCTCTAAATTCATGTCAATTTCATCTGCTCATAAAACTTACGAAATAATTAGCCTTTTTGACCTTAATAATGTTTATCACAGCTGGTGGTTTACCTTTTTACTATTTATGTTTGCTTTAAACCTGATTGTCTGTTCAATTGACAGACTACCTGCTCTTATAAAATCTTTTAAAGTGCAGCCCCAGCCTTATCCTGTACAGGTACTGGATAAAATGCCAATAAAAAAGACAATAAAAATAAAGGATGATAGAATACTGGAGAAAATTAAAGAACTCTTTAAGAATAAAGGATTTTCAACATATTTTTTTGAAACTCAGGAAGGATTTCAACTCCAGGCAAAAAAATGGACCAAAACAAGACTGGCAGTATACTTAACTCATTTAAGCATCCTGATAATTCTTGCCGGAGCTTTAATAGGAACTTTTTTTGGATTTAGAGGTTCTATGAACATAGTTGAAGGAACAGGACTAAACTTTGCAATTTCTGATGAAGGAAAGACTATTCCACTTGGTTTTGAGGTGAGGTGCGATAAATTTGAAGTTGAATACTACGAAAACTCTGGTATACCAAAAGCTTATAAAAGCTATATCAGAATTATTGAAAATGGTAAACCTGTTAAGGAAAACACCGTTATAGAAGTAAACCATCCTTTTACCTACAATGGAATTACCTTTTATCAGGCAAGCTATGGATTTCAACCAACAGAACACGCTGAGTTTAGATTTACTTATTTTGATAAAACAGGAAAAGAACACAACATTAAAGCACATTTTGAAGAAAAATTTAGAATTCCTGAGACCTCAGTTACTGCCTCTGTTATAGATTTTTCTCCTGCCTTAGGAATAGACGAAGAAGGCAGGCTTTTTAATATGAGCTCTGAGATGATTAATCCTGCTGTACTTGTAAGTTTTGAAGAAAATGGTAAAAAAACACAACAATGGATACTTAAAAAAATTCCTGAGACATGGCAGACTCCTTATGGAAAATTAAAATTTAACGAACTATGGGGTGCCCAATTTACAGGGCTACAGGTAAGACGAGACCCTGGAGTTCCTCTTATATACATAGGCTCAATTTTAATGTGTGTCGGACTTTTTATCTGCCTTTTTTTAAGACCCGTTAATTACTTTGCAGTAGTAAAGAAAAATGAGATAACTTTTTATGCCCCTACATCAAAAGGAATGGTTGAAAAACAAATTGATGAAATGATAAACAAATTGGAAGGAGACGAAAGATGA
- a CDS encoding cytochrome c family protein, with the protein MRGILIGSVIILCFLISYFIPVKDAVSDDVKSCLRCHGMKTLSKQLENGQSLSLYIDGAKFEKSVHGAMDCSSCHPDITLKNHPKPKKIADKKVYTKEFSKNCLICHPQDSLTKPKMHGEVVKKGEILCAECHGSHYINSIKEWKNKASFNDYCLTCHQFNMTKTLPNKEKISLKVNEQEIKNSVHGKFQCLVCHADFSKVKHPVYNYKSKTEYRTQMTAICTKCHTDKELQKNPAHYALTKTASCIECHGYHGVKPVKTVKSLPENQYCLKCHSSSIVMKMKNGETLSVQVKEGDLLSSVHKKLKCTDCHKEFSTTQHPVRNFDSVKDYRAKAKDVCNNCHQEAVKKYDMSIHAEALKKGNQQSPDCLKCHGYHKVALITKDKNASSELCIKCHSESGQAFKASVHQKAINDGKQNAPNCASCHNSHDVLPTNIAKLGDSCTKCHKDVKTSHNKWLWNPPLRLTTFVDAHFNSASCVGCHTNVNKAIYLTLFDRAKTKPLTESEVARIFGIDIKDVKGKVDYNNDGKIGQKELWQFMSTIKAKSNANLSGRIDVLNPSDAHKIEPKSKAIKDCAACHNPAATFAAKLEINREGEKSIKFALDSKALNSVYAIPNIKDFYVLALTKIKILDILFFIALLGGIAIPVGHITLRILTAPIRRKRREGK; encoded by the coding sequence ATGAGAGGAATATTAATCGGGAGTGTTATTATTCTGTGTTTTTTGATTTCCTATTTTATTCCGGTAAAAGATGCAGTTTCTGATGATGTAAAATCCTGTTTGCGATGTCATGGAATGAAAACACTATCGAAACAATTAGAAAATGGGCAATCCCTTTCTCTTTATATTGATGGTGCTAAATTTGAAAAATCTGTTCATGGAGCTATGGATTGCTCCTCCTGTCATCCAGATATTACATTAAAGAATCATCCAAAACCAAAGAAAATAGCAGATAAAAAAGTTTATACAAAGGAATTTTCAAAAAATTGTCTTATCTGTCATCCTCAGGATTCTTTAACTAAACCTAAAATGCACGGAGAAGTTGTGAAAAAGGGTGAGATTTTATGTGCAGAATGTCATGGTTCTCACTATATTAACTCCATAAAAGAATGGAAAAATAAAGCATCTTTTAATGATTACTGTTTAACCTGCCATCAGTTTAATATGACTAAGACTCTGCCAAATAAAGAAAAGATTTCTCTTAAAGTAAATGAACAAGAGATTAAAAACTCTGTTCATGGTAAATTTCAGTGTCTGGTCTGCCATGCTGATTTTTCAAAAGTAAAACATCCTGTTTACAACTATAAAAGTAAAACAGAATACAGAACACAAATGACCGCTATTTGCACAAAATGCCATACTGACAAAGAACTTCAGAAAAATCCTGCTCATTATGCTCTAACTAAAACAGCTTCCTGCATTGAATGTCATGGTTATCATGGAGTAAAACCAGTTAAGACTGTCAAGTCCCTCCCTGAAAATCAATATTGTTTAAAATGTCACAGCAGCAGTATTGTTATGAAGATGAAAAATGGAGAAACTCTGTCAGTTCAGGTAAAGGAAGGTGATCTTTTAAGTTCTGTCCATAAAAAATTAAAATGCACAGATTGCCATAAAGAATTTTCCACAACCCAGCATCCTGTAAGAAACTTTGACTCCGTTAAAGATTATAGGGCAAAGGCAAAAGATGTTTGTAACAACTGCCATCAGGAGGCAGTTAAAAAATATGATATGAGCATTCATGCAGAAGCACTTAAAAAAGGGAATCAACAATCTCCTGATTGTCTTAAATGTCATGGTTATCATAAAGTAGCATTAATTACAAAAGACAAAAATGCAAGTTCTGAACTCTGTATAAAGTGCCATTCCGAATCAGGCCAGGCATTCAAAGCAAGTGTTCACCAGAAAGCTATTAATGATGGCAAACAGAATGCTCCAAACTGTGCTTCCTGTCACAATTCCCATGATGTTTTGCCAACGAATATAGCAAAACTTGGAGATTCCTGTACTAAATGCCATAAAGATGTTAAAACAAGCCATAATAAATGGCTTTGGAATCCTCCTCTAAGGCTCACCACATTTGTAGATGCTCATTTTAATTCCGCCTCCTGCGTTGGCTGTCATACAAATGTTAATAAAGCAATTTATCTTACACTTTTTGATAGAGCTAAGACCAAGCCATTAACAGAATCTGAAGTTGCCAGGATTTTCGGTATTGATATAAAAGATGTTAAAGGGAAAGTTGATTACAACAATGATGGAAAAATTGGGCAGAAAGAACTCTGGCAGTTTATGTCTACAATAAAAGCAAAATCAAATGCGAATCTTTCAGGCAGAATTGATGTTTTAAATCCCAGTGATGCCCATAAGATAGAACCAAAATCAAAAGCTATAAAAGATTGTGCAGCATGTCATAATCCAGCAGCTACCTTTGCTGCAAAGCTTGAAATTAACAGGGAAGGTGAAAAGTCTATTAAATTTGCCCTTGACAGTAAAGCATTAAACTCAGTTTATGCAATACCGAATATCAAGGACTTTTATGTACTGGCATTAACGAAAATAAAAATCCTTGATATCTTATTCTTTATTGCCTTATTGGGTGGAATAGCGATTCCTGTAGGGCATATAACTCTTAGAATCTTAACCGCACCAATTAGAAGAAAAAGAAGGGAGGGTAAATAA
- a CDS encoding cytochrome b/b6 domain-containing protein, translating to MKKIYLHPLPVRIWHWINAIGFIVLILTGAQIRFVDSMGLMSFETAVQIHSWLGFILLANYFIWLLYYLFSGKLFKIYIPPFWKPVEFIKNSIKQAKYYGYGIMVGDENPHHPIPENKFNPLQQVSYLMIMVVLIPLQIITGLILWDPQLFGSLAKIIGGLQIATLIHTGLWIFFSAFIIVHFYLATLGHTPMAHIKAMFTGYEEEHEEH from the coding sequence ATGAAAAAGATATATCTTCATCCATTACCAGTTAGAATCTGGCATTGGATAAATGCCATAGGTTTTATAGTACTTATACTTACTGGAGCTCAAATAAGATTTGTTGATTCAATGGGACTTATGAGTTTTGAAACAGCTGTTCAGATTCATAGCTGGCTTGGTTTTATATTGCTTGCAAACTATTTTATCTGGCTTCTTTATTATCTTTTTTCAGGAAAACTATTCAAAATATACATTCCACCATTCTGGAAGCCAGTAGAGTTCATAAAAAATTCAATAAAGCAGGCAAAATATTATGGATATGGAATTATGGTAGGTGATGAAAATCCTCATCATCCAATACCTGAAAACAAATTTAATCCTTTGCAACAGGTTTCTTATTTAATGATTATGGTAGTATTAATTCCTCTACAGATTATTACAGGATTGATTTTATGGGATCCTCAACTTTTTGGTTCATTAGCCAAAATTATTGGAGGACTCCAGATTGCGACATTGATTCACACAGGATTATGGATATTCTTTAGCGCCTTTATAATTGTTCACTTCTATCTTGCTACCCTGGGACATACACCGATGGCGCATATTAAGGCAATGTTTACAGGTTATGAAGAAGAACATGAGGAGCACTGA
- a CDS encoding thioredoxin family protein — MTYLKKIIIFASVLLLFLSASSAYCKEKKPVILYLFWAEGCPHCAKEKLFLSDLKKKYPLLQVKDYEISLPGSIGLLQTMSKAYNITPRGVPVTFIGNKALIGFSEKIAFQIEEIVKHCLKNTCEDPLYKK; from the coding sequence ATGACATATTTAAAAAAAATTATTATTTTTGCTTCAGTGCTTTTACTTTTTTTATCTGCTTCATCTGCATATTGTAAAGAAAAAAAACCAGTTATCCTTTATCTTTTCTGGGCTGAAGGATGTCCACATTGTGCTAAAGAAAAATTGTTTCTCTCTGATTTAAAGAAAAAATATCCATTACTTCAAGTTAAAGATTATGAAATTTCCCTTCCGGGTTCAATAGGACTTCTCCAAACAATGTCAAAAGCTTACAATATAACTCCAAGAGGAGTTCCTGTTACATTTATTGGTAATAAGGCATTAATTGGGTTTTCAGAAAAAATTGCCTTCCAGATTGAAGAAATTGTAAAACATTGCCTTAAAAATACCTGCGAAGATCCTCTTTATAAAAAATAA
- the ccsB gene encoding c-type cytochrome biogenesis protein CcsB — MSYQIISIAGLFYIIAMPIYIVYLLTKNKKVGFAATGMLSTGALIHIYGFIQRFKEMYVINHSIMRSIPVTNLYESLVFFVLCMVLGYLFIEWKYKNRSFGVFVSIVAGITIGLTDVLGITKEVQPLVPALKSNWLLAHVTLSFIAYAAFGISFITGLLHVIMETKNKKSFKYIFSTSILGFMLFMFLSIIFDVVSASNPKSVKIFHSTLGNSSIVISIFSWIALIAMIFIFWKFSDFLIKILKSLKITPEFLEDVTYKGIAFGFPIFTIGGLVFGAIWADQAWGRYWGWDPKETWSLITWFVYAFYLHAKFIRGWKGTKISMIAVIGFIVTIFTYLGVNLFLSGLHSYGSM, encoded by the coding sequence ATGAGCTATCAAATAATCTCTATTGCAGGACTTTTTTATATTATTGCAATGCCCATTTATATTGTGTATTTACTCACAAAAAATAAAAAGGTAGGCTTTGCTGCAACGGGTATGCTTTCTACAGGTGCTCTCATTCACATTTATGGATTTATTCAGAGATTTAAAGAAATGTATGTGATAAATCACTCAATTATGAGAAGCATTCCAGTAACAAATCTATATGAAAGTCTGGTTTTTTTTGTTTTGTGTATGGTCTTAGGTTATCTTTTTATTGAGTGGAAGTATAAAAACAGAAGCTTTGGAGTTTTTGTTTCCATTGTTGCTGGAATTACTATTGGACTTACAGATGTGCTCGGAATCACTAAGGAAGTTCAGCCCCTTGTTCCTGCTTTGAAAAGTAACTGGCTGCTCGCACATGTTACATTAAGTTTTATTGCCTATGCTGCTTTTGGAATAAGCTTTATAACTGGTCTTCTTCATGTAATAATGGAAACAAAAAATAAAAAATCTTTTAAATACATTTTTTCAACTTCAATTTTAGGCTTCATGCTTTTTATGTTTTTATCAATAATATTTGATGTTGTCTCAGCATCAAATCCTAAATCAGTTAAAATCTTTCATTCAACTCTGGGAAATTCTTCAATTGTAATTTCTATTTTTAGCTGGATAGCATTAATAGCAATGATTTTTATTTTCTGGAAATTTAGCGACTTTTTGATAAAAATCCTTAAAAGTTTAAAAATTACTCCAGAATTTCTTGAAGATGTTACCTATAAAGGAATTGCCTTTGGTTTCCCTATATTTACCATTGGAGGCTTGGTTTTTGGTGCTATATGGGCTGATCAAGCATGGGGAAGATACTGGGGATGGGATCCTAAGGAAACATGGTCATTGATAACATGGTTTGTTTATGCCTTTTATCTTCATGCAAAATTTATAAGAGGATGGAAGGGAACAAAAATTTCAATGATAGCAGTAATTGGCTTTATTGTAACTATTTTTACCTATCTTGGAGTAAATTTATTCTTAAGTGGATTACACTCTTACGGAAGCATGTAA
- a CDS encoding cytochrome c3 family protein, whose translation MKSKKGLIVLTAVVFLFAISFVYAQPQDVYDLKIEGGKLSPVKFSHGKHSTDYKVDCKVCHHKEADPKVKAQKCTDCHDPAEAKNGAPKAMDAYHKTCIDCHKKAVEEGKAAPTKKCNECHKKS comes from the coding sequence TTGAAGTCTAAAAAAGGGTTAATAGTTCTAACTGCTGTTGTTTTTTTATTTGCAATCTCTTTTGTATATGCTCAGCCTCAGGATGTATACGACTTAAAAATTGAAGGTGGCAAGCTTTCTCCTGTTAAATTCAGTCATGGAAAACATTCAACTGACTACAAGGTAGACTGTAAAGTATGTCATCACAAGGAAGCAGATCCAAAGGTAAAAGCTCAAAAGTGTACAGATTGTCACGATCCAGCAGAAGCTAAAAACGGAGCTCCAAAAGCTATGGATGCCTATCATAAGACCTGCATTGACTGTCACAAAAAAGCAGTTGAAGAAGGAAAAGCAGCACCAACTAAAAAATGTAACGAGTGTCACAAAAAAAGTTAA
- a CDS encoding cation:proton antiporter: MIYEFLQAILIIFGISGLIIYVLGKFKIPAIVGFLIAGTIIGPHGMALIKEPQQVELIAEIGVILLMFTIGVEFSIPKLFSLKKEVFLFGSLQVLFTIIVVSIISQIVLNTALNLSLFYGFIVALSSTAIVMKLLSDRGELNSPHGKISLGILLFQDLCVVPLMLFTQMLSAEDGSFYMFFGIILKAFIILTVIFLFSRIAVPFILHEVVKTRSRELFIIAIISICLGTAFFTSKLGLSLALGAFLAGVVISESEYSAQAVSDILPFKETFSGIFFISIGMLLNVTYITNNISELAFLVGGIFFSKALSIALIIYFFLRSLKICLTSALALSQIGEFSFILAFTGKIMGLLNENDYQNFIAASVITMLFTPLIIRYSPSAINYLISKEPFKALEKTQKIKGKEIVVRKSNHVIIIGFGLNGRNLARVLKETNIPYVILELNPDTVRKMKKKGEPIYYGDGTSPEILHKLGIHRAKILMIAISDPVSTRKIVQIAKTLNQKIHTIVRTRFITEIEELTKLGADEVIPEEFETSLEIFARVLHRFGVPRNQILQMIEKIRAEGYEILRLPDISKTRSGIECIVFEGLEMDSFLVEKDSWLIGHSLKSLNLRQEAKVTVIAVQRGEETILNPQADFILKEGDIIIYVGNKKQLIEAMSFFQRK; this comes from the coding sequence ATGATTTATGAATTTTTACAGGCAATACTTATTATTTTTGGTATTTCTGGTTTAATCATTTATGTTCTTGGAAAATTCAAAATTCCAGCAATTGTAGGTTTTCTTATTGCAGGCACAATAATAGGTCCACATGGAATGGCACTTATAAAGGAGCCTCAACAGGTTGAGTTAATTGCTGAAATCGGTGTGATTCTTTTGATGTTTACCATTGGCGTGGAATTTTCTATCCCGAAATTATTTTCGTTAAAAAAAGAGGTCTTTTTATTTGGAAGCCTTCAAGTTTTGTTTACAATAATTGTAGTAAGTATCATAAGTCAAATTGTTTTAAATACAGCTTTAAATTTATCCCTTTTTTATGGCTTTATTGTTGCTTTAAGCAGTACTGCTATTGTTATGAAGCTTCTTTCTGATAGAGGAGAACTAAATTCACCACATGGAAAAATTTCTCTTGGAATTCTTCTTTTCCAGGATCTTTGTGTAGTCCCACTTATGCTTTTTACGCAGATGCTTTCTGCTGAAGATGGAAGTTTTTATATGTTTTTTGGAATTATCTTAAAGGCTTTTATTATACTCACTGTTATTTTCCTTTTTTCAAGAATAGCTGTTCCCTTTATTCTTCATGAAGTTGTAAAAACACGAAGCAGAGAACTTTTTATAATTGCAATTATTTCAATCTGTCTTGGAACAGCTTTCTTTACATCAAAATTAGGACTTTCCCTTGCACTTGGAGCTTTTTTAGCAGGTGTAGTTATTTCAGAGTCTGAATATTCAGCTCAGGCTGTGTCTGACATTTTACCTTTTAAGGAGACTTTTTCAGGCATATTCTTTATCTCCATTGGAATGCTTTTAAATGTCACTTATATTACAAATAATATTTCAGAGTTAGCATTTCTTGTTGGAGGGATTTTTTTTTCTAAAGCTTTAAGCATTGCTCTTATCATTTACTTTTTCCTTCGCTCTCTTAAGATATGCTTAACTTCTGCCTTAGCACTTTCTCAAATTGGAGAATTTTCCTTTATCCTTGCATTTACAGGAAAAATAATGGGATTATTAAATGAAAATGATTATCAAAATTTTATCGCTGCTTCTGTAATAACAATGTTATTTACTCCTCTGATCATAAGATATTCTCCATCTGCAATCAATTATTTAATAAGTAAAGAACCATTCAAAGCACTTGAAAAGACACAAAAAATAAAAGGAAAAGAAATTGTTGTAAGGAAATCCAATCATGTGATAATTATAGGTTTTGGTTTAAATGGAAGAAATCTTGCAAGGGTTTTAAAAGAAACTAATATACCCTATGTTATTTTAGAACTTAATCCTGATACTGTAAGAAAAATGAAAAAGAAGGGAGAGCCTATTTATTATGGCGACGGAACAAGTCCAGAGATTTTGCATAAATTGGGAATTCACAGGGCAAAAATTCTTATGATTGCCATATCTGATCCTGTGTCAACAAGAAAAATCGTTCAGATTGCCAAAACATTAAATCAAAAAATTCACACAATTGTAAGAACGAGATTTATAACAGAAATTGAAGAACTTACGAAACTCGGAGCAGATGAAGTTATTCCTGAAGAGTTTGAGACATCTTTGGAAATTTTTGCAAGAGTGCTCCATCGTTTTGGAGTGCCAAGAAATCAAATACTACAGATGATAGAAAAAATCAGAGCAGAAGGATATGAAATTTTACGTCTTCCAGATATATCAAAGACACGCTCAGGAATTGAGTGTATTGTTTTTGAAGGACTGGAGATGGATAGTTTTCTTGTTGAAAAAGATTCATGGCTTATTGGGCATTCATTAAAATCTCTTAATTTAAGGCAAGAGGCAAAAGTTACAGTAATTGCAGTGCAGCGAGGAGAGGAAACAATTTTAAATCCACAGGCTGATTTTATACTAAAGGAAGGAGATATAATAATCTATGTAGGCAACAAAAAACAGTTAATCGAAGCTATGAGCTTTTTTCAGAGAAAATGA
- the tsaD gene encoding tRNA (adenosine(37)-N6)-threonylcarbamoyltransferase complex transferase subunit TsaD — protein MIVLGIDTSCDDTSVAVLEDRKILSNVVSSQIKFHSKYGGIVPEIASRKHIECIWDVTEKAINEANLTMKDIELIAVCHGPGLIGSLLVGLCFAKALSYASRKSLIGVNHLEGHIQAIFLEKLYPDFPFLTLIVSGGHTSLYRVDDFGKYKELGRTRDDAAGEAYDKVAKMLGVGYPGGPVIDSMANEGNPEKFNLPRPYLHGSLDFSFSGLKTAVKLLLKNLGYEEGKVPDDVKKDISAAFQCCVIDVLIEKIKWAASMEKLKRVVITGGVAANSELRKRAKMIEGLEIYLPSKSLCTDNAAMIAVAGYHRFLRGEKSDLYLNARAYLPL, from the coding sequence ATGATTGTGCTTGGAATTGATACATCCTGTGACGATACATCAGTGGCAGTGTTAGAGGATAGAAAGATCTTAAGCAATGTTGTTTCTTCTCAAATTAAGTTTCACAGTAAATACGGAGGGATTGTGCCTGAAATAGCCTCACGTAAACACATTGAATGTATATGGGATGTTACAGAAAAAGCTATTAATGAAGCAAATCTAACCATGAAAGATATTGAATTAATTGCTGTCTGTCATGGTCCTGGGCTTATTGGCTCTCTTTTAGTTGGACTATGCTTTGCAAAAGCATTAAGCTATGCATCGAGAAAATCTCTGATTGGCGTAAATCATCTTGAAGGACACATTCAGGCGATTTTTCTTGAAAAACTTTATCCTGATTTCCCTTTTCTAACTCTTATTGTATCAGGAGGCCATACAAGCCTTTACAGAGTAGATGATTTTGGCAAATATAAAGAACTTGGAAGAACTCGTGATGATGCAGCAGGAGAAGCCTATGATAAGGTAGCAAAAATGCTTGGAGTTGGATATCCAGGTGGACCTGTAATTGATTCGATGGCAAATGAAGGTAATCCAGAAAAATTTAATCTTCCAAGACCCTATTTGCATGGAAGTCTGGATTTTAGCTTCAGTGGATTAAAAACTGCAGTTAAGCTTCTTTTAAAAAATCTTGGATATGAAGAAGGAAAAGTTCCCGATGATGTAAAAAAGGATATATCAGCTGCCTTTCAGTGCTGTGTTATTGATGTATTAATTGAAAAAATAAAATGGGCAGCATCTATGGAAAAATTAAAAAGGGTTGTTATAACAGGAGGAGTGGCTGCAAACAGTGAATTAAGAAAGAGAGCTAAAATGATTGAAGGATTAGAGATTTATCTTCCTTCAAAATCTCTTTGCACAGATAATGCTGCAATGATAGCTGTTGCAGGATACCATAGATTTCTTAGAGGTGAAAAATCTGATCTTTATCTTAATGCAAGAGCTTATTTACCATTATAA
- the miaB gene encoding tRNA (N6-isopentenyl adenosine(37)-C2)-methylthiotransferase MiaB, protein MKGRAVYIKTFGCQMNEHDTERMLGILEAKGFIEVEEPRKADIIIFNTCAIRQKAEQKFLSSLGRVKYIKKRNPQLKIIVAGCVAQLQGEKLLNKAPYIDYIIGPDNIHILESIIEDQSERIFIHENSNVVNAKIPIKRKHSVKAWVNIIYGCNNYCAYCVVPYTRGRERSRPAEDIIKEIELLSELGFKDVTLLGQNVNSYKDGDIDFPALLEKVNEIKGIERIRFVTSHPKDLSRRLIYAMKNCEKVCEHIHLPLQAGSDKILKLMNRKYTYEEYLEKIHWLRETIQNISITSDIIVGFPQEENEDFEKTLNALKEIQFDGIFAFKFSPRPGTSATRLDGHISEEIKANRLTEVLRLQDEITERKNKALEGTIQEVLIEDREGEYSTGRTRTNKIVKIASDIALGSIVDIKIVKAHRHSLEGELIQK, encoded by the coding sequence ATGAAGGGTAGGGCAGTTTATATTAAAACTTTTGGATGTCAGATGAATGAACATGATACAGAAAGAATGCTTGGAATTCTGGAAGCAAAAGGATTCATTGAAGTGGAAGAACCCAGAAAAGCAGATATTATTATTTTTAATACCTGTGCAATAAGACAGAAAGCAGAACAGAAATTTTTAAGTAGTCTTGGAAGAGTTAAATATATTAAAAAGAGAAATCCTCAATTAAAAATTATTGTAGCAGGTTGTGTAGCTCAACTTCAGGGTGAAAAGCTTTTAAATAAAGCTCCATATATTGATTATATAATCGGTCCTGATAATATTCATATTCTTGAAAGTATTATTGAAGATCAATCTGAAAGAATATTTATACATGAAAATTCAAATGTAGTTAATGCTAAAATTCCTATAAAAAGAAAGCACTCTGTAAAAGCATGGGTAAATATAATTTATGGATGTAATAATTATTGTGCTTACTGTGTTGTTCCATATACCCGGGGTAGGGAAAGGAGCAGACCTGCAGAGGATATTATTAAAGAGATTGAGCTTCTTTCAGAACTTGGGTTTAAAGATGTCACCCTTCTTGGACAGAATGTAAATTCATATAAAGATGGTGATATTGATTTTCCAGCATTACTTGAAAAAGTTAATGAAATTAAAGGAATTGAAAGAATTCGTTTTGTTACTTCCCATCCCAAAGATTTATCAAGGAGACTTATTTATGCAATGAAAAATTGCGAAAAGGTATGTGAACACATTCATCTTCCTCTTCAGGCAGGTTCAGATAAAATTCTCAAACTTATGAACAGAAAATATACCTATGAAGAATATCTTGAAAAAATACACTGGCTTAGGGAAACAATCCAAAATATTTCAATTACTTCAGATATTATTGTTGGATTCCCTCAAGAAGAGAATGAAGATTTTGAAAAAACTCTTAATGCTTTAAAAGAAATTCAATTTGACGGTATATTTGCTTTTAAATTTTCTCCAAGACCTGGAACTTCTGCAACAAGGCTTGATGGACACATCTCAGAAGAAATCAAAGCTAATAGACTTACAGAGGTTTTAAGGCTTCAGGACGAGATAACTGAGAGAAAAAACAAAGCATTGGAAGGCACAATTCAAGAAGTTCTCATTGAAGATAGAGAAGGTGAATATTCAACAGGAAGAACAAGAACAAATAAAATAGTAAAAATTGCTTCTGATATTGCTTTAGGTAGTATTGTTGATATAAAAATTGTAAAGGCGCACAGACACTCCTTAGAAGGAGAACTTATCCAAAAATGA